A portion of the uncultured Bacteroides sp. genome contains these proteins:
- a CDS encoding histone H1 produces MKEVVEKLTQLVAEFSKDANAQIENGNKAAGTRARKASLEIEKLTKEFRKASLEDSKN; encoded by the coding sequence ATGAAAGAAGTAGTAGAAAAGTTGACCCAATTGGTCGCTGAATTTAGTAAAGACGCTAATGCACAAATCGAAAACGGAAACAAAGCTGCTGGAACACGTGCTCGTAAAGCATCATTGGAAATTGAAAAGCTAACGAAGGAATTTAGAAAAGCATCTTTGGAAGATTCAAAGAATTAA